From the Chryseobacterium fluminis genome, the window GGCAGCATTAATGCTTTTCTACCCTGAACTCCCCGAATTTTTGTTCGGAACTGATGACACCACGATTCAGAGTCTGAAGAGCGGTAATATTCAGGGCCTGATAAACACCCACGGTGCATTCGGGTTTGGTAGAATCAGAATGTTGCACACCAATACCGTCATCTTTGCATTCGTATGTAATATCGTTTATACCGGTATTTATTACTCGCTGCAAAGATTATTAAAAACAAGAATGTACAGTGATACTTTATCCTGGTTACATTTCTGGACATGGCAGATTATGATTGTTGCCACGTTCATCACCTTCTTTATGGGGATTAATACTTCAAAAGAATATGCTGAACATGAGTGGCCAATTGATATATTGATTGCATTCTCCTGGATTATTTTTGGAGCCAATATGTTCTTAACGATTGCAAAAAGAAGGGTAAGACACCTTTATGTGGCAATCTGGTTCTATATCGGTACCTGGATTGCAGTAGCAATGCTTCATATTTTCAATAACCTTGAAGTTCCGTTATCATTTACAGGATGGAAATCATACTCAGTATACGCAGGGGTAAAAGATGCTATCGTACAATGGTGGTACGGTCACAATGCGGTTGCATTCGTACTGACGACTCCGGTTCTGGGTCTGATGTATTATTTCTTACCAAAAGCGGCGGACAGACCGGTTTTCTCGTATAAACTGTCTATCATCCACTTCTGGTCGTTAATTTTCGTATATATCTGGGCTGGTCCTCACCACCTTCAGTATACATCGCTTCCGGCATGGGCTCAGGCAGTAGGGACAGGGTTCTCTATCATGCTTATTGCACCGTCTTGGGGAGGGATGCTAAACGGACTTCTTACCTTAAGAGGAGCATGGGATAAAGTGAGAGAAAATCCTATCCTGAAGTTCTTCGTAGTTGCCGTTACCTGTTATGGTATGGCCACATTTGAAGGTCCGCTTTTGGCAACTAAAAACATCAATAAAATCGGTCACTTTACAGACTGGGTTATTGGTCACGTTCACTTAGGAGCACTGGGATGGAACGGTTTCATGGCATTCGGGGTTATCTATTATCTGGTACCGATCTTGTGGAGAACAAAATTATATTCCGTAAAACTGGCTAACTGGCATTTCTGGTTGGGTACATTAGGGATCATTTTCTATGCGGTTCCAATGTATATTTCAGGTTTCACACAAGGATTAATGTGGAAGCAGTTTAACCCGGACGGAACTTTAGTTTGGAAAAACTGGTTAGATACAGTAACGGCTATCATCCCTTACTTTAAAATGAGATTCGTAGGAGGATTTTTATATCTCTCCGGATCTATTTTAATGGTAATCAACGTTATCGCAACGGTAAGAAAAGGATCATTCCAGAAAGAAGTTCCTGCTGAGGCACCGGCTTTAGCAAACATTACTAAAAACAGAAAAGAAGGAGAAGGTACTCACCTTTGGTTGGAAAGAACTCCTGTATTACTCGGAATATTATCTTTCTTAGCAATATCTGTAGGAAGTTCCGTGGAAATCATCCCGACGCTGTCACTTAAAAAGAGTGTGCCTACCATTTCAGCTGTAAAACCTTATTCTCCGCTGGAATTAGAAGGTAGAGATATTTATATCCGAGAAGGTTGTAATGCGTGTCACTCTCAGATGATCAGACCTTTCCGTGATGAGATTACCAGATTTAACGGTAAGAACGGACAGTATTCTAAGGCTGGGGAATTTGTTTATGACAGACCTTTCCTTTGGGGATCAAAACGAACAGGACCGGATTTACACAGAGAGGGTGGTAAAAACCCAAGCTCTTGGCACTACAAACACATGTACAACCCAAGATCTACCTCTGCAGGTTCGATCATGCCTCGTTACCCTTGGTTAATTGCTACAGATCTGGACCGATCTAAGATGGTAGATAAAATGAAATTGATGAAGAATGCATTCGATGTACCTTACACCAAATCTGAAATTGATTCTGCAGACTCGTGGGCAAATAATCAGGCTAAAAAAATTGTAAAAGATATCTTCTCTGAAGCGAATGACCTGAAGCAGGAATATGCAAAGAGACCTGATGTAAAACTGGAGCAAAAAGAAGTGGTAGCACTGATCTCTTATTTACAAAGATTAGGAACCGATATCAAAACGACGGAAATAAAAACAGCAAGTAATAACTAATCATTAAAAAGGATCATTATGATACCCCAGAACTTTAAAGATATATTATCCAATTCGGAAAATGCAGGTTTGTACCAGACATTGGCTCTGATTTTCTTTATGATGTTCTTCGTAGCCCTGGTAATATATGTCTTCAGCAGACCGAAAAAATATTATAAGGAAGAAGAAGAGGCACCACTGGGAGATGATGAAGACGATTTTAATTTAAAAAATTAAACTATTTATTATGAAACAGAGAACACCGGTTTGTATAAACATCTTAATAATAATTGGACTTCTGATAGTTTTTTATTATTTGTTTGTACAGAGCTACGAATTCTTGGCTTCACCTTATTTCTGGGGAACTGTATTTATTTCTGCTATTTTGGCGTATATCCACAGTGCTATCGGAGATTTGATCGAGAATAATAAATTCAAAAAACTATCTGCAGAAGAAAAAGCTGCTTATTTGGCGGAAAAGAAAATTCCTTATTTAAAGAGAATGTACGACAGTGCTTTCAAAAAGCAGTCTGCTTCTGAGGAAAAAGATATCCTTATCGACCACGGTTTTGACGGAATTATGGAGCTGGACAACCAATTACCAAAATGGTGGGTAGGTTTGTTCTATTTTGGGACCGCTTTTTGTATTGTTTATGTAGCAGCCTATTCTTTCACAGATTTCGCTCATCCTCTGAACGAATATGAGACAGAATATAAAGAGCAGATTGCAAGTATCGCAGCATATGAAGCTACCCAGCCTCCTATAACGATAGAAACAGCCAAATATTCAGCTGATAACATCGCGGAAGGTAAAGAGCTATTCAAGACCAACTGTGCATCTTGTCATAAGGAAGACGGTAGCGGTGGTATCGGACCAAACCTGACTGATAACTACTGGATCAACATGCCTGAGAAGACATTATTCAAAAATGTCTTCCATATGGACTGGAATGGATCTCCTACCAACCCTGCGATGAGAGCATTCGGGAAAAACGGAGAAGTTTCAGGTGCTGAGATTGAAAAAATTGCAGCTTATGTTTATCATATTAATCAGGAACAGCCTCCGGTGACACCCGCTCAGGGTGGAGCAGCCCCTCAGGGAACGGAAGCTCATTGGGAAAAGGAATAATTAAACAGAAAAATAGAAACATATGAAAAAACATAATTTGTTATTTAATTAAAAAATAGTAACAAATTATGTTTTTCTTTTTTTAAATATTACAAAATGTCAGATATAGAAGAAATAGAAGTACGCGGCGGACAGGGACAGGTTCTGGACCCTGAAACTTACAGGGATTCTATTGGGACAATGGAACAATCCGGGAAAAGGAAATGGGTATTCCCAAGAAAGCCCAAAGGCAAATTTACAAATTACAGAAACCTGGTAAGTTCTCTCTTATTAGTTATATATTTTACAGTCCCGTTTTTAAAAATTAACGGTAATCCCTTCTTTTTATTTAATGTTATTGACAGAGAGTTCTTTATCTTCGGACAGCCTTTCTATCCTCAGGACTTTTTCATTCTTACATTAGGTGCTATTGCCTCTCTAATTTTTATTATCATTTTTACGATTGTATTCGGAAGAATTTTCTGCGGGTGGATATGCCCTCAGACAATTTTTTTAGAATTTATTTTCCGTAAAATTGAATATGCTATTGAAGGTGACCGGAATAAGCAGATGAAACTGGACAGACAGAAATGGAATAGTGAGAAGATCTGGAAGAGGAGTCTTAAATGGAGTATTTACGTTGTTATTTCATTAATCATTACCCACTTTATGCTGATGTATATTGTCGGGTATAAGGAAATTTTCAGGATTATATCAGAAGGACCTTTTGCTCATCCTACGAATTTTATCGTGATGGTTCTCTTTACCGCAGCATTTTACTTTGTATTTGCCTGGTTCAGAGAGCAGGTCTGTACTCTGGTATGCCCTTATGGAAGACTACAGGGTGTGTTAATTGACAAAGATACCATTAATGTATTTTATGATTTTAACCGCGGTGAAAACAGAGCGAAATGGAGAAAAGGAGAAGACAGAAAAGCAGTCGGTAAAGGTGATTGTATAGACTGTCATCAATGCGTTGTGGTATGTCCAACCGGTATTGATATCCGTGATGGACAGCAGCTGGAATGTGTTAACTGTACTGCATGTATTGATGCTTGTGATGAAGTAATGGTAAAAGTAGGACTTCCGAAAGGATTAATCAGGTATGCTTCGGAAAATGAAATTGAGCAGAAGACTCAGTTCAAATTTACGGGGAGAATGAAAGGTTTCTCAGTTGTTCTGGCTCTATTGGTAGGATTTTTAGGATTTCTGCTTTACAACAGGGGTGAAATGGAAGCCAAGTTCATTAAGCCTGCAGGAAGTACATTTTTTGTAAGAGACGGGAAGATTACCAATACTTACAATTATACCTTCCTGAATAAAACAAACGATAAGAAAACAGTGACGATCAAAGTTATCGAGCCTGTTCACGGAGAAATTATCTACAGTGCTTCGAGTAAGATAACGATAGAAAGAGATAAGATTTCAAAAGGAACGATTAATATCAGCTTTCCGGAAAGTGAAATGAAGCTGTCTAAGCAAAACATCACCATCGGTGTTTATGATATGAATGGGAAGTTGGTAGACTCTTACCAAACCTACTTTGAGGGACCGTTCAGATTACAATTTTAAATGACAAACCCTCATGATTCATAAATGAGGGTTTTAAAATATCTTAAGAGAATAATGAAAAATTTTAGTTGGGGACATGGTATTATAATTGCGCTTGGTGCGTTCATCATTTTTATACTGTCTATGTTATTTCTTTTTCCGAACGGACAGAAGAATTCTGAGATGGTAACTGATAATTACTATGAGGAAGAATTAAAATATCAGGATGTTATTGATGCCAAAAAAAGAGCAGACGAATTACAGGAAAAACCTACTTACACTCAGGATGCCAATGGAATTAAAATATCTTTTCCGAAAGGCTACGATAATTCCAATACTACGGTAAAATTTGTTTTAAACAGAACTGATGATCAGAATCTTGATGTAAAGAGATCTGAGCAGCTTGATGCAAACCAGTCATTCTTAATTCCTTCCAAAGTATTAAAAATGGGAAATTACACTTTAAGACTGATGTGGACGAAAGATAAACAGGAGTATAGAATGGACTATGATGTGATATGGAAATAGCACTTATTTTATCGGCAATAGGATTAGGTTTTGCATCCGGTTTCCATTGTATCGGAATGTGCGGACCTATTGCACTGTCGATGGGATTAACAAAAAAACAGGCGACTAATTTTTATCTTCAGAATCTCACCTACCAGTTCGGAAGAATATGTACTTATTCTTTACTAGGTGCCATCTTAGGAATTATAGGCGAGGGCTTTGAAATGGCAGGTTTTCAACGATATCTTACGA encodes:
- the ccoN gene encoding cytochrome-c oxidase, cbb3-type subunit I — translated: METQKFSYDNSIVRAFLYATIVFGLIGFTFGLTAALMLFYPELPEFLFGTDDTTIQSLKSGNIQGLINTHGAFGFGRIRMLHTNTVIFAFVCNIVYTGIYYSLQRLLKTRMYSDTLSWLHFWTWQIMIVATFITFFMGINTSKEYAEHEWPIDILIAFSWIIFGANMFLTIAKRRVRHLYVAIWFYIGTWIAVAMLHIFNNLEVPLSFTGWKSYSVYAGVKDAIVQWWYGHNAVAFVLTTPVLGLMYYFLPKAADRPVFSYKLSIIHFWSLIFVYIWAGPHHLQYTSLPAWAQAVGTGFSIMLIAPSWGGMLNGLLTLRGAWDKVRENPILKFFVVAVTCYGMATFEGPLLATKNINKIGHFTDWVIGHVHLGALGWNGFMAFGVIYYLVPILWRTKLYSVKLANWHFWLGTLGIIFYAVPMYISGFTQGLMWKQFNPDGTLVWKNWLDTVTAIIPYFKMRFVGGFLYLSGSILMVINVIATVRKGSFQKEVPAEAPALANITKNRKEGEGTHLWLERTPVLLGILSFLAISVGSSVEIIPTLSLKKSVPTISAVKPYSPLELEGRDIYIREGCNACHSQMIRPFRDEITRFNGKNGQYSKAGEFVYDRPFLWGSKRTGPDLHREGGKNPSSWHYKHMYNPRSTSAGSIMPRYPWLIATDLDRSKMVDKMKLMKNAFDVPYTKSEIDSADSWANNQAKKIVKDIFSEANDLKQEYAKRPDVKLEQKEVVALISYLQRLGTDIKTTEIKTASNN
- a CDS encoding cbb3-type cytochrome c oxidase subunit 3, translated to MIPQNFKDILSNSENAGLYQTLALIFFMMFFVALVIYVFSRPKKYYKEEEEAPLGDDEDDFNLKN
- a CDS encoding cbb3-type cytochrome c oxidase N-terminal domain-containing protein, translating into MKQRTPVCINILIIIGLLIVFYYLFVQSYEFLASPYFWGTVFISAILAYIHSAIGDLIENNKFKKLSAEEKAAYLAEKKIPYLKRMYDSAFKKQSASEEKDILIDHGFDGIMELDNQLPKWWVGLFYFGTAFCIVYVAAYSFTDFAHPLNEYETEYKEQIASIAAYEATQPPITIETAKYSADNIAEGKELFKTNCASCHKEDGSGGIGPNLTDNYWINMPEKTLFKNVFHMDWNGSPTNPAMRAFGKNGEVSGAEIEKIAAYVYHINQEQPPVTPAQGGAAPQGTEAHWEKE
- the ccoG gene encoding cytochrome c oxidase accessory protein CcoG produces the protein MSDIEEIEVRGGQGQVLDPETYRDSIGTMEQSGKRKWVFPRKPKGKFTNYRNLVSSLLLVIYFTVPFLKINGNPFFLFNVIDREFFIFGQPFYPQDFFILTLGAIASLIFIIIFTIVFGRIFCGWICPQTIFLEFIFRKIEYAIEGDRNKQMKLDRQKWNSEKIWKRSLKWSIYVVISLIITHFMLMYIVGYKEIFRIISEGPFAHPTNFIVMVLFTAAFYFVFAWFREQVCTLVCPYGRLQGVLIDKDTINVFYDFNRGENRAKWRKGEDRKAVGKGDCIDCHQCVVVCPTGIDIRDGQQLECVNCTACIDACDEVMVKVGLPKGLIRYASENEIEQKTQFKFTGRMKGFSVVLALLVGFLGFLLYNRGEMEAKFIKPAGSTFFVRDGKITNTYNYTFLNKTNDKKTVTIKVIEPVHGEIIYSASSKITIERDKISKGTINISFPESEMKLSKQNITIGVYDMNGKLVDSYQTYFEGPFRLQF
- a CDS encoding FixH family protein: MKNFSWGHGIIIALGAFIIFILSMLFLFPNGQKNSEMVTDNYYEEELKYQDVIDAKKRADELQEKPTYTQDANGIKISFPKGYDNSNTTVKFVLNRTDDQNLDVKRSEQLDANQSFLIPSKVLKMGNYTLRLMWTKDKQEYRMDYDVIWK